One window from the genome of Phocoena phocoena chromosome 15, mPhoPho1.1, whole genome shotgun sequence encodes:
- the TRIB3 gene encoding tribbles homolog 3 yields the protein MQATALAIPEGAPSRKKRLELDDDLDTECPTQKRARCGPQPRLPSCQLPLSPPPAPVHTPAVTTASRLGPYVLLEPEEGSRTYRTLHCPTGTEYICKVYPACEALAVLEPYLRLPHHCHVARPVEVLTGTRHLYAFFPRPHGDMHSLVRRRRRLLEPEAAALFRQMATILAHCHQHGLVLRDLKLQRFVFTDPERTKLVLENLEDACVLTGPDDSLWDKHACPAYVGPEILSSQPSYSGKAADVWSLGVALFTMLAGHYPFQDSEPALLFGKIHRGAFALPEGLSAPARCLVRCLLRREPAERLTASAILLHPWLRENVIPTPPSRSSLCEADQVVPEGLGLEEVEEEGERDVCLYG from the exons ATGCAAGCCACCGCTCTGGCTATTCCTGAGGGTGCCCCCTCCAGGAAGAAGCGGTTGGAGTTGGATGATGACCTAGACACAGAGTGTCCCACCCAGAAACGTGCTCGATGTGGGCCCCAGCCCAGGCTGCCCTCCTGCCAACTGCCCCTGAGCCCACCCCCTGCTCCAGTTCACACCCCTGCTGTGACCACTGCCTCCAGGCTTGGACCCTATGTTCTCCTGGAGCCTGAGGAGGGCAGCCGGACCTACCGCACCCTGCACTGCCCCACAGGCACAGAGTACATCTGCAAG GTGTACCCGGCCTGCGAGGCCCTGGCGGTGCTGGAGCCCTACTTGCGGCTGCCCCACCACTGCCATGTGGCCCGGCCGGTGGAGGTCCTGACAGGCACGCGGCACCTCTACGCCTTCTTCCCACGGCCTCATGGGGACATGCACAGCCTGGTGCGCCGCCGGCGGCGCCTCCTGGAGCCCGAGGCCGCAGCGCTCTTCCGCCAGATGGCCACCATCCTGGCACACTGCCACCAGCATGGGCTGGTCCTGCGCGACCTCAAGCTGCAGCGCTTCGTCTTTACTGACCCGGAGAG GACAAAGCTGGTGCTGGAGAACCTGGAGGATGCCTGTGTGCTGACCGGGCCTGACGACTCCTTGTGGGACAAGCACGCGTGCCCAGCCTATGTGGGCCCCGAGATCCTCAGTTCCCAGCCATCCTACTCGGGCAAGGCGGCAGACGTCTGGAGCCTGGGCGTGGCCCTCTTCACCATGCTGGCTGGCCACTACCCCTTCCAGGACTCAGAGCCTGCTCTGCTCTTTGGCAAGATCCACCGTGGAGCCTTCGCCCTGCCCGAGGGCCTCTCGGCCCCGGCCCGCTGCCTGGTCCGCTGCCTCCTCCGAAGGGAGCCAGCTGAGCGGCTCACGGCCTCAGCCATCCTGCTGCACCCTTGGCTGCGGGAGAATGTGATCCCTACACCCCCCTCGCGATCCAGCCTCTGCGAGGCTGACCAGGTGGTCCCagaagggctggggctggaggaggtggaggaggagggagagagagatgtgtgTCTCTACGGCTAA